In Nicotiana tabacum cultivar K326 chromosome 11, ASM71507v2, whole genome shotgun sequence, a single window of DNA contains:
- the LOC107785632 gene encoding egg cell-secreted protein 1.4-like, whose protein sequence is MTGLSPVKSARERPILARLDQADEGSILECWNALGEIKSCTNEIVAYFTIGTIDIDLPCCQAISVITHHCWPAMLSTLGFTPEQTNILRGYCDASNSATTNVSSNSSSAPSPLVLPLDIKSD, encoded by the coding sequence ATGACAGGTTTAAGCCCAGTTAAATCAGCTAGAGAAAGACCAATACTAGCAAGACTTGACCAAGCAGATGAAGGAAGTATACTAGAGTGTTGGAATGCACTTGGGGAGATAAAATCTTGCACAAATGAAATAGTTGCTTATTTCACAATTGGCACAATTGATATTGACTTACCTTGTTGTCAAGCCATTTCTGTCATTACACATCATTGTTGGCCTGCTATGCTTAGTACCCTTGGGTTCACTCCTGAACAAACAAATATTTTGAGAggttattgtgatgcttctaatTCTGCAACTACTAATGTTTCTTCTAATTCTAGTTCTGCTCCTTCTCCATTGGTGCTGCCTTTGGACATAAAGAGTGATTAG